CCCACATCAAATAATATAATAATAGAAAATTCTCATCCCGCAGTAATTGAAATTTTAAATATTGAAGGACAATTAATAAAATGCGTAAATGCAAATGAAAATTCTACCACAATGGATATATCAAATTTATCAAGCGGGGTTTATATAATAAAAGTAACGACAGATAAGAAAATTTTGATAAAGAAATTTATGAAACAATGAACGCCCAGTGCATAATTAAAAAAAGCACGCAAACCGTTATGGAATCTGTAACGTTAATTCCACTTTCCCATCTCCTTAACCTTAACGCTGTCCAGTATCTTAGCATAAATCTGTGTTGTTTTAAGGTCTTTATGGCCTAAGAGCTTGCTGATGACTTCCAGTGGCATACCGAGGTCGATGGAGCAGGTGGCGAAGGTGTGACGAGCACAGTGAAAGCTAATAGACTTTTTGATTTTTGCAAGCACCATAAGTTCTTTCAGGTAGCGGTTGGTTATCTGATTGGTGGCCACATGGAACACAGGTTGGTTTTCAAAACCGGGTTCAATAAGTCCTTTTGCCCTGTCTATTAATGGAACTCTAACAACATCTTTCGTTTTGTGCATTTCTATTTGCAGCATATCGCCTTCTACAAGGTGCGAATGCATTAGGTTTTTTATATCGAGGAAGCGTAATCCGGTATAACAGGCAAATAAAAAATACCTGAGAACATTCCGTTGATACCCCTTGATATCATCAATTAGCAAAGCCTCAAGCGACTTGAGGTCTTCCATGTCAAGGAAACTTCGGTTGCCTAATTTCTTTTTCAATGGAAAGTTCTTGAAAATACTTTCAGA
The nucleotide sequence above comes from Bacteroidota bacterium. Encoded proteins:
- a CDS encoding T9SS type A sorting domain-containing protein, which gives rise to PTSNNIIIENSHPAVIEILNIEGQLIKCVNANENSTTMDISNLSSGVYIIKVTTDKKILIKKFMKQ